In Leopardus geoffroyi isolate Oge1 chromosome B4, O.geoffroyi_Oge1_pat1.0, whole genome shotgun sequence, the DNA window ATCTAGAAAGCTACCCTGTCGcctctgggcctggggtgggggcatctCACCTGTCCATTCTTCATCAGGTCGGCCCACATGCTGGTGCCGTCACCGCCGCGCATGAGCACATGGTAAGCGAAGAAGTAGACACCTGGCATGGGGCAGGTGAACTTGCCGCTGGCCGCCTCGTAAGCGTTTCCCACGTTGGTCACCACGTCGTCGAAGCGCAGCACCTCATAACCTTCGTGTGGCCGCCGCAGACCCGCGTAGAAGGCAATGCGAGGCACGTAGCCGGCAGGGGGCGCCACCCCGCCAGGGCCTGGGCCGGGAGGACCTGGTGGACCTGGCCTGCCCGGCTCTCCTGGAGGCCCTCTGGGACCTGGGGGTCCCGGTGGCCCTCGCAGACCTGCCTTCCCGCgcctgcccacctctcccttggcgccgggagggaaggggggcaCGGAGGAGGGCGCGCCGTCGGGTCCAGGGCCTCGAGGCCCGTGTGGGTCGCACACCATGCGGCAGCGACCCAGCATCTCATAGTGCGCCGGCCCGCGGGAGCTGTGCACCAGCAGCGGAAtggccaccagcagcagcagcaccatgGCCACCCCGACGGCCGCGCCCGCCACCCGCTTGCGGCGGCTCAGCCGCGACGCGGCCAGGGCCAGCAGATCCTCCTCACTCTTTGGCGCAATGGCGGCGGAGGCCCGGGGCTCTCCGCGGGCCCCGGAGGCGGTGGCCGGGCTCGGGCTTGGGTCGGGACCCCCCCGACGGCTGCGCCCGGCCCCCCCGCCCCTGCGGGCTCCCGCCTCAGTGGTGCCGTTCCCCAAACCTTCCGTCAAGGCGGAGGttctcccccccacccgccccgtaAGTTGGGCCAGGGGCCTCCCGACGGTTCAAAACCCGCGGTCCTCTATTACCCTCCTGTGCAGCCTAACGTCCCCGGGCGCCTGAAATCAGCGGCTTCTCGGACGGCTGGTTTCTTACAGATCTAGGATGCCTGCTTTCCGGACAGCTGCCTTCTCAAGGATGGCGGCGCCTAGGTCCCCGGCTACCCAGACGGATCGCTCCCGGCCGGAGCAGGGGACTACTCTCCGCTCTCTGGACGTCCCGGGCTCTGCGCTGCGGGTGGCGCCCACCGGACGCGACCTCCTGGAGGTTTGCGCTCTGGTTCTTGGAGAGCACTGACGCGCCTCTCTACCCCAGCCACGGCCCCAGACCCTGCTAGAGCCTGGCCCCGCGTTTCTCCCCAgctagagctctctctctctctgcgtccctaaccttcctcccctccctcccggggCGGCAGTGCGGGTGGTGTGAGCCGCTGCGCGGCGGGAGCCTCTATAAGCGGCCCGGGGCGGAGCGACCCCTGGCGCCCAGAGTGGGAagcgcgggggcggggcaggcaaAGGCCCCCACCCGCGTCCCCCCAGCTTCTCGGTGCCTGCCTGGTTCTGAGCGGATTCTGCAGGGGTTCGCTGCCCCCACCCTATCCTTACTTTCACCGCACCCAGAGTTCGGTATTCCTGGATTCCAGAGGAAGCCAGAAATAGATATGGGATAAAAAAGGGGTCTAGATACGcgcagaaaaaaaagacagaggtggATTCCAGAGCTAAAAAGAGCCCtccaccaaaagaaaagaaaagcccacAAACATACAAGAAGGGTGAATAAAAGAAATTCGCCACCCCACGCCCCTCAGTGCCCGTGACCCAATAACATTTGGTAAAGGGTTCAATGAGTACATGTTGGCCTgaactggaaaaggcaaatttCCAGCCACCTCCACCCTCGACCCCCAgtgttggtgggtgggggtggggggagggcagagcagagcagagggtgagggagagagagagaaaacagatcagtCTGGGGGAGCGAGCAGGAAACCGacaggaaagcagagaaggagcGACAGAGAcatcaaagagacagaaagccagCTAGAGacgcagagacagagacaaagcttCGAAAAGAGACTAACTGACAGGcccaggagggggagaggggagagacagagacagagagagagagacaagggctGAGACAGGTTGACAGATCGAGAGAGAAATGTAAATGGCGCGCTGCGGAGAGAC includes these proteins:
- the C1QL4 gene encoding complement C1q-like protein 4, which translates into the protein MVLLLLVAIPLLVHSSRGPAHYEMLGRCRMVCDPHGPRGPGPDGAPSSVPPFPPGAKGEVGRRGKAGLRGPPGPPGPRGPPGEPGRPGPPGPPGPGPGGVAPPAGYVPRIAFYAGLRRPHEGYEVLRFDDVVTNVGNAYEAASGKFTCPMPGVYFFAYHVLMRGGDGTSMWADLMKNGQVRASAIAQDADQNYDYASNSVILHLDVGDEVFIKLDGGKVHGGNTNKYSTFSGFIIYPD